One Camelus ferus isolate YT-003-E chromosome 21, BCGSAC_Cfer_1.0, whole genome shotgun sequence genomic region harbors:
- the C21H16orf95 gene encoding uncharacterized protein C16orf95 homolog, whose product MCPVPSTVRQELICCECQAKFGGHLPVPRAEAVLPYWVPLSLRPRKQIQKMVRFYVPQTTRACPCPCHRFGGRLPMPRDQAMMPYWVPQVLRSHKKVVKRQQSFKGIPENPLEACSRYYCWRIYGEGRRFLKWQKLQALHQAEPVVLGQPAGPLASLLPLSLSLLTLLQALLRVMVAIRQFFWV is encoded by the exons ATGTGCCCCGTCCCCAGCACTGTTCGCCAAGAGCTCATCTGCTGTGAGTGCCAGGCCAAATTTGGGGGCCACCTGCCAGTGCCCAGGGCTGAGGCAGTGCTGCCTTACTGGGTCCCTCTGTCCTTGAGACCCCGAAAGCAG ATCCAAAAGATGGTCCGGTTTTATGTCCCCCAAACCACCAGGGCATGCCCCTGCCCATGCCACCGCTTTGGGGGCCGCCTCCCGATGCCTAGGGATCAGGCCATGATGCCCTACTGGGTGCCCCAGGTCCTGAGGTCTCACAAGAAG GTGGTGAAAAGGCAGCAGAGTTTTAAAGGCATCCCAG aAAACCCCCTGGAAGCGTGCTCCAGGTACTACTGCTGGCGGATCTACGGCGAAGGGCGCCGTTTCCTCAAGTGGCAGAAGCTCCAGGCCCTTCACCAGGCTGAGCCGGTGGTCTTGGGGCAGCCAGCAgggcccctggcctccctcctgcccctcagcctcagcctcctgaccctcctccaggccctcctGAGGGTCATGGTGGCCATCCG cCAGTTTTTTTGGGTTTGA